A part of Diprion similis isolate iyDipSimi1 chromosome 12, iyDipSimi1.1, whole genome shotgun sequence genomic DNA contains:
- the LOC124413388 gene encoding zwei Ig domain protein zig-8-like: MNDNWGKNRQKNMAVLRVTFALLGATAYIFHGDPSGSGVGAIAGTSPQNAVGDIQKLTHSTEKTYFPDVSPKNVTAIAGQSVVLRCQVKHPGERTVSWMRKRDLHILTSSIFTYTTDQRFAVIHPEASDDWDLEIEYVQQRDAGIYECQVNTEPKIHLAIMLNVQDAQAKIWGPEEVYVKKGSTISLTCTVNVQAAPPSSVLWYHAGVVIDFDGPRGGVSLVTEKSEAGTTSKLLVTKAELSDSGNYSCVPKNAASASVVVHVLNGEHPAAMQHGGGCGITPKLLLALLTPFVGNMLR, encoded by the exons ATGAATGACAATTGGGGAAAGAATCGACAGAAAAATATGGCCGTCCTGAGGGTGACTTTCGCGCTACTGGGAGCGACGGCTTACATATTTCACGGAGATCCATCCGGTTCCGGAGTTGGTGCCATAG CTGGAACCAGCCCGCAGAACGCGGTGGGGGATATCCAGAAGTTGACTCACTCTACGGAGAAGACGTACTTTCCAGACGTTTCGCCAAAAAACGTGACAGCAATCGCGGGTCAGTCTGTCGTGTTGCGTTGTCAAGTCAAGCATCCTGGCGAACGGACG GTGTCCTGGATGCGCAAGCGGGATCTCCACATTCTGACTTCCTCGATCTTCACCTACACCACTGACCAGAGGTTCGCCGTTATTCATCCGGAGGCCTCAGATGATTGGGACCTTGAAATAGAATATGTTCAGCAGAGAGATGCCGGGATTTACGAGTGCCAGGTGAACACTGAGCCGAAGATTCACTTGGCCATTATGCTCAACGTTCAAG ACGCTCAAGCCAAGATTTGGGGTCCCGAGGAAGTTTACGTTAAGAAGGGAAGCACCATCAGCTTGACGTGTACCGTCAACGTTCAGGCCGCCCCACCAAGCAGCGTCTTGTGGTATCATGCCGGTGTCGTGATTGACTTTGACGGCCCTAG GGGTGGAGTATCCTTGGTTACGGAGAAGTCGGAGGCCGGTACAACGAGTAAACTGCTGGTTACCAAGGCCGAGCTGAGTGACAGCGGGAACTATTCGTGCGTGCCGAAGAACGCAGCTTCCGCAAGCGTCGTCGTCCACGTTCTGAACG GTGAGCATCCGGCCGCCATGCAGCACGGTGGGGGCTGCGGAATTACGCCGAAACTTCTCCTCGCCTTGCTCACCCCCTTCGTTGGGAATATGCTGAGATGA